A stretch of Lathyrus oleraceus cultivar Zhongwan6 chromosome 6, CAAS_Psat_ZW6_1.0, whole genome shotgun sequence DNA encodes these proteins:
- the LOC127097984 gene encoding uncharacterized protein LOC127097984 isoform X2, whose protein sequence is MFSEEPGRGYGVSRSGDKMLEEDSRPSVSRDGKYGRSSKDNRGPSGQRDWRGHSWEATNGSPNLSRRSSDMNNDRRSVDDSTTYSSHPHSDSVNTWKQQHLKDQHDKMGGVNELGAAPRCDKENSSIDWKPLKWNRSGSLSSRGSGFSHSSCSRSMAGADSNEAKPDLKPKNITAIELHSGEGTACVTSSMPSEDTTSRKKKPRLNWGEGLAKYEKKKVERPDPGANKDGSVSYAGNMEPCNFISSNLVDKSPKVTEFSDCASPATPSSVACSSSPGVDDKLLGKTANADNNLSNLSDSPAPGFQNHLQKFCLSLDNLDIDSLNNLGSSIVELVQSDDPSSEDSCLVRSNAIKTLLIWKADISKVLEMTESEIDLLENELKSLKSDSVDRYQSPVALGSQQAGSSIKIYEEHEVSQKVIRPVPLKIISSDEPNIEMMPLSTNLCSIHENDKEEDIDSPGSATSKFVEPLPLVKAVSSRNTGGYDNLSRDMDTVQSTTMKCLVRCTTRKDPRVSACNDVNRPADVKETFGANTCSSYEDTYNSIIASNKESANRAHGVFAKLVPKECKNPVNMGVSNDSLCQAFVMEKFAEKKRLEKVKERVTVLKFKALHHLWKEDMRLLSIKKCRPKSHKKNEPSVRTTCSSNLKNRSSIRSRFPFPAGNHLSLVPTSDIINFTSKLLSESQAQVQRNTLKMPALILDEKEKMVTKFISSNGLVEDPLAIEKERDMINPWTSEEKDIFLEKFAVFGKDFRKIASFLDHKTTADCVEFYYKNHKSECFQKLKMKDVDKLGKSYAARTNLMASGNKRMQAGRLLLEGFGNVKASRGEGSIIERSNSLETLGDERETAAAADVLAGICGSLSSEAMSSCITSSIGPVDGNKERKFLKENPLRQQPLMPDISQNADDETCSDESCGEVDLSGWTDDEKAAFLQAVSSFGKDFTKIAQCVGTRSREHCKVFFSKTQKCLGLNLVRPVPGIVGSPPDDDANGGESDTDDACLVETGSVVDADISGNKTDEDLPSDALNIFHAESNLLEARRLSAELNDISGNKTDEDLPSDALNIFHAESNPLEARRLSGELNDISGNKTDENLPSDALNIFHAEFNPLEASRLSAELNESREITGTEVLLENVDMISDVCAIKVESKPASDDSVVGLGKTDKSCSVNEHPAKVMSDSIEVANKLGDAARESIYTVGIIKPLECGSVDMDTMVSEGSSRDLRNEVERQRVEAPPCFDDRDDKHEADAGVVVELKSCVLESSISANLSFSHVANSCSGLSFGSENKHVSFGKPHASALSTNNSWTTTNSLLLNSAPPCEKAVSQDRLSSSCDIQRGRDMRCHSSGSNGDHQLPLPCNHLETVSILQGYPMQVPVKKEVDGDVNCSSSATEFPLPQKVQQTDDHFKTLCHSSDSEKTSRNGDVKLFGKILTNLSSNQKPNLITKGSEESGTHHPKSSNKSCKRKFTSHQNSDGNLKILKFDHADYLGLENVPVRSYGYWGGTGIIQTGLPSLPDSSFLLAKYPAAFSNYPTSSSSLEQQPLQPFGASTFNARDINGSNAMVDYPMFRSRDSPKGQPFLVDANHSQDVFSEMHRRNSFEAISSMQQHGIGVMGMNGVGRPGILVGGSCSGVSDPVAAIKMHYSNSEKYDGQSGSILRDDDSWGGKGDNGR, encoded by the exons ATGTTTTCTGAAGAACCTGGTCGTGGTTACGGGGTTTCTCGGTCTGGTGACAAGATGCTGGAAGAAGATAGTCGGCCATCGGTTTCACGTGATGGTAAATACGGCAGGAGCAGTAAGGACAATAGAGGTCCCTCTGGCCAGAGAGATTGGAGAGGTCATTCGTGGGAAGCCACCAATGGCTCCCCAAATTTATCCAGGAGATCATCAGATATGAATAATGACCGGAGGTCAGTTGATGATTCTACAACATATTCCTCTCATCCACATTCTGATTCTGTGAACACTTGGAAACAGCAACACTTGAAAGACCAGCATGATAAGATGGGTGGTGTCAATGAGTTAGGAGCAGCACCAAGATGTGATAAAGAGAATTCTTCAATTGACTGGAAGCCACTAAAATGGAACCGATCTGGAAGCTTGTCTTCTCGAGGCTCAGGTTTTAGCCACTCAAGTTGCTCACGGAGCATGGCAGGGGCAGATTCCAATGAAGCAAAGCCTGATTTGAAACCCAAAAATATCACTGCTATTGAGTTGCATTCAGGGGAAGGCACTGCATGTGTGACATCTTCTATGCCATCTGAAGATACAACTTCTAGAAAGAAGAAGCCTAGGCTAAATTGGGGTGAGGGGCTTGCAAAGTACGAGAAGAAAAAAGTTGAGCGACCTGATCCAGGAGCAAACAAAGATGGGTCAGTCTCGTATGCTGGTAATATGGAACCTTGTAATTTCATCAGCTCCAACTTAGTAGATAAAAGCCCAAAAGTTACAGAATTTTCAGACTGTGCATCTCCTGCAACTCCATCTTCTGTTGCCTGCAGTTCCTCACCAG GCGTGGATGATAAATTATTGGGAAAAACTGCAAATGCAGACAATAATTTAAGTAATTTGAGTGATTCACCTGCTCCTGGGTTCCAGAATCACCTGCAGAAGTTTTGTCTTAGCCTTGATAACTTGGATATTGACTCCTTGAATAATTTGGGCTCTTCAATTGTTGAGTTAGTACAGTCTGATGATCCAAGTTCTGAAGATTCTTGTCTAGTCAGGTCCAATGCAATTAAAACGTTACTGATATGGAAAGCTGACATTTCAAAGGTATTGGAGATGACTGAATCTGAAATTGATTTGCTTGAAAATGAACTTAAGTCTCTAAAATCTGATTCTGTGGATAGATATCAGTCTCCAGTAGCATTGGGCTCCCAGCAGGCAGGTAGCAGTATAAAAATTTATGAGGAACATGAAGTCTCTCAGAAGGTTATTCGGCCAGTACCATTGAAAATTATTTCTTCCGATGAACCCAATATAGAGATGATGCCACTGTCAACTAATCTATGTAGTATTCATGAAAACGACAAGGAAGAGGATATTGATAGTCCTGGATCAGCAACTTCTAAATTTGTTGAGCCTCTGCCTTTGGTAAAAGCAGTTTCTTCACGTAATACTGGGGGATATGATAACTTATCAAGGGACATGGATACTGTTCAGTCTACTACAATGAAATGCTTAGTCCGGTGTACTACTAGGAAAGATCCTCGTGTATCTGCTTGTAATGATGTTAATAGACCTGCTGATGTAAAGGAAACCTTTGGAGCAAACACATGTTCTAGCTATGAGGATACTTATAATTCAATTATTGCTTCAAATAAAGAATCTGCCAACAGAGCGCATGGAGTATTTGCTAAGTTAGTGCCCAAAGAATGTAAAAATCCTGTTAACATGGGAGTCAGCAACGATTCACTCTGTCAGGCATTTGTTATGGAAAAATTTGCTGAGAAAAAGCGTCTTGAAAAAGTTAAGGAGAGAGTTACTGTACTCAAGTTCAAAGCCTTGCATCACTTGTGGAAAGAAGATATGCGCTTATTGTCAATTAAGAAATGCCGGCCAAAATCTCATAAGAAAAATGAACCAAGTGTACGGACTACCTGTAGTAGTAATCTGAAGAACCGATCTTCCATTCGTTCTCGGTTTCCTTTCCCTG CTGGAAATCATCTAAGCTTGGTTCCAACATCAGATATTATTAATTTCACAAGCAAACTTCTTTCAGAATCCCAAGCACAGGTTCAGAGGAACACCCTAAAGATGCCAGCATTAATATTGGATGAGAAAGAGAAGATGGTTACAAAATTCATATCTAGTAATGGGCTGGTTGAAGATCCGCTGGCTATTGAGAAAGAAAGAGATATGATCAATCCTTGGACATCAGAAGAGAAAGATATATTCTTAGAGAAATTTGCTGTGTTTGGAAAAGATTTCCGGAAAATTGCTTCTTTCCTTGATCACAAGACAACTGCGGACTGTGTTGAGTTCTACTACAAGAATCACAAATCTGAATGCTTTCAGAAATTGAAGATGAAAGATGTTGACAAGCTAGGGAAGTCATATGCAGCTAGAACTAACTTGATGGCATCAG GTAATAAAAGGATGCAAGCAGGAAGACTGCTGTTGGAAGGATTTGGTAATGTAAAAGCATCGAGGGGCGAGGGCAGCATTATAGAGAGATCAAATAGTCTGGAAACTCTTGGGGATGAAAGGGAGACTGCTGCTGCAGCTGATGTATTGGCTGGTATATGTGGGTCGCTTTCATCTGAGGCCATGAGCTCCTGCATAACAAGTTCAATTGGTCCTGTAGATGGCAACAAGGAAAGGAAATTCTTGAAAGAGAACCCTTTGCGCCAACAACCCTTGATGCCTGATATTTCTCAGAATGCTGATGATGAGACTTGTTCAGATGAAAGCTGTGGGGAAGTAGATCTTTCTGGGTGGACAGATGATGAGAAGGCAGCTTTTCTTCAGGCTGTATCATCTTTTGGTAAGGATTTTACAAAGATAGCACAGTGTGTAGGTACAAGGTCCCGAGAACATTGCAAAGTTTTCTTCAGCAAGACTCAAAAATGCCTTGGATTAAATCTCGTACGCCCCGTACCTGGAATTGTAGGATCCCCGCCTGATGATGATGCAAATGGCGGTGAGAGTGACACAGATGATGCATGTCTTGTTGAGACAGGCTCAGTGGTTGATGCTGATATATCTGGGAATAAAACAGATGAGGACCTGCCTTCTGATGCCTTGAATATATTCCATGCTGAATCCAATCTTCTGGAAGCTAGGAGACTGTCAGCTGAATTAAATGATATATCTGGGAATAAAACAGATGAGGACCTGCCTTCTGATGCCTTGAATATATTCCATGCTGAATCCAATCCTCTGGAAGCTAGGAGACTGTCAGGTGAATTAAATGATATATCTGGGAATAAAACAGATGAGAACCTGCCTTCTGATGCCTTGAATATATTCCATGCTGAATTCAATCCTCTGGAAGCTAGTAGACTGTCGGCTGAATTAAATGAATCAAGAGAAATCACTGGGACAGAAGTACTTCTTGAAAATGTAGATATGATTTCTGATGTTTGTGCAATTAAGGTTGAATCTAAGCCTGCCTCTGATGATAGCGTAGTTGGCTTGGGCAAAACTGACAAGTCTTGTTCAGTCAATGAACATCCAGCTAAAGTTATGTCAGATAGCATAGAAGTTGCAAATAAATTGGGAGATGCAGCTAGAGAATCAATTTATACTGTAGGAATAATTAAACCACTGGAGTGTGGTTCTGTTGATATGGATACAATGGTTTCAGAGGGTTCTTCTAGGGATCTCAGAAATGAAGTGGAAAGGCAAAGAGTGGAAGCACCCCCATGCTTTGATGATAGAGATGATAAACATGAAGCGGATGCAGGTGTTGTAGTTGAATTGAAAAGTTGTGTGTTAGAGTCAAGCATTTCCGCAAATCTTTCATTCTCACATGTGGCCAATTCATGCTCAGGATTGAGCTTTGGTTCTGAAAATAAGCATGTCTCCTTTGGAAAGCCTCATGCCTCAGCATTATCTACGAACAATTCTTGGACTACTACAAATTCATTGTTGCTAAACTCTGCTCCTCCATGTGAAAAAGCAGTTAGCCAGGATAGATTGTCCTCTAGTTGTGATATTCAAAGAGGTAGAGACATGCGGTGTCATAGTTCTGGCAGCAACGGTGACCATCAGCTTCCTCTTCCATGCAATCATCTTGAGACTGTTAGCATCCTCCAGGGCTATCCCATGCAGGTGCCCGTCAAGAAGGAAGTTGACGGGGATGTGAATTGCAGCAGTTCAGCAACTGAGTTCCCTCTTCCCCAAAAGGTACAACAGACTGATgatcatttcaaaacattatgCCATTCTTCTGATTCAGAAAAAACATCCAGAAATGGTGATGTGAAACTTTTTGGGAAGATTCTTACTAATCTTTCTTCCAATCAGAAACCTAATTTGATTACAAAGGGAAGTGAAGAAAGTGGTACCCATCATCCCAAGTCAAGCAACAAGTCTTGTAAACGGAAATTTACTAGCCATCAAAATTCTGATGgaaatttgaaaattttgaagtttgaccacGCTGATTATCTTGGCCTTGAAAATGTTCCAGTGAGGAGTTATGGTTATTGGGGAGGGACTGGAATAATACAGACTGGTCTCCCATCATTGCCCGATTCTTCCTTCTTGTTGGCTAAATATCCTGCTGCCTTCAGCAATTATCCTACATCCTCTTCCAGTTTGGAGCAACAACCATTGCAGCCGTTTGGTGCATCTACTTTTAATGCTAGAGACATCAATGGAAGCAATGCCATGGTTGACTATCCGATGTTTAGAAGTAGGGATAGTCCAAAAGGGCAGCCATTTCTAGTAGATGCCAATCACAGCCAAGATGTATTCTCTGAGATGCATAGAAGGAACAGTTTTGAAGCAATATCTAGTATGCAGCAGCATGGAATAGGAGTGATGGGAATGAATGGCGTTGGAAGACCTGGGATTCTAGTGGGTGGTTCATGCAGCGGTGTCTCGGATCCTGTGGCCgcaattaaaatgcattattcTAATTCGGAAAAGTATGATGGTCAGAGCGGGAGTATCTTGAGAGATGATGATTCTTGGGGAGGGAAAGGGGACAATGGCAGGTAG
- the LOC127097984 gene encoding uncharacterized protein LOC127097984 isoform X1, translated as MPPEPLPWDRKDFFKERKHERSESVGSVARWRDSSHHRDLNRWGSTEFRRPPGHGKQGGWHMFSEEPGRGYGVSRSGDKMLEEDSRPSVSRDGKYGRSSKDNRGPSGQRDWRGHSWEATNGSPNLSRRSSDMNNDRRSVDDSTTYSSHPHSDSVNTWKQQHLKDQHDKMGGVNELGAAPRCDKENSSIDWKPLKWNRSGSLSSRGSGFSHSSCSRSMAGADSNEAKPDLKPKNITAIELHSGEGTACVTSSMPSEDTTSRKKKPRLNWGEGLAKYEKKKVERPDPGANKDGSVSYAGNMEPCNFISSNLVDKSPKVTEFSDCASPATPSSVACSSSPGVDDKLLGKTANADNNLSNLSDSPAPGFQNHLQKFCLSLDNLDIDSLNNLGSSIVELVQSDDPSSEDSCLVRSNAIKTLLIWKADISKVLEMTESEIDLLENELKSLKSDSVDRYQSPVALGSQQAGSSIKIYEEHEVSQKVIRPVPLKIISSDEPNIEMMPLSTNLCSIHENDKEEDIDSPGSATSKFVEPLPLVKAVSSRNTGGYDNLSRDMDTVQSTTMKCLVRCTTRKDPRVSACNDVNRPADVKETFGANTCSSYEDTYNSIIASNKESANRAHGVFAKLVPKECKNPVNMGVSNDSLCQAFVMEKFAEKKRLEKVKERVTVLKFKALHHLWKEDMRLLSIKKCRPKSHKKNEPSVRTTCSSNLKNRSSIRSRFPFPAGNHLSLVPTSDIINFTSKLLSESQAQVQRNTLKMPALILDEKEKMVTKFISSNGLVEDPLAIEKERDMINPWTSEEKDIFLEKFAVFGKDFRKIASFLDHKTTADCVEFYYKNHKSECFQKLKMKDVDKLGKSYAARTNLMASGNKRMQAGRLLLEGFGNVKASRGEGSIIERSNSLETLGDERETAAAADVLAGICGSLSSEAMSSCITSSIGPVDGNKERKFLKENPLRQQPLMPDISQNADDETCSDESCGEVDLSGWTDDEKAAFLQAVSSFGKDFTKIAQCVGTRSREHCKVFFSKTQKCLGLNLVRPVPGIVGSPPDDDANGGESDTDDACLVETGSVVDADISGNKTDEDLPSDALNIFHAESNLLEARRLSAELNDISGNKTDEDLPSDALNIFHAESNPLEARRLSGELNDISGNKTDENLPSDALNIFHAEFNPLEASRLSAELNESREITGTEVLLENVDMISDVCAIKVESKPASDDSVVGLGKTDKSCSVNEHPAKVMSDSIEVANKLGDAARESIYTVGIIKPLECGSVDMDTMVSEGSSRDLRNEVERQRVEAPPCFDDRDDKHEADAGVVVELKSCVLESSISANLSFSHVANSCSGLSFGSENKHVSFGKPHASALSTNNSWTTTNSLLLNSAPPCEKAVSQDRLSSSCDIQRGRDMRCHSSGSNGDHQLPLPCNHLETVSILQGYPMQVPVKKEVDGDVNCSSSATEFPLPQKVQQTDDHFKTLCHSSDSEKTSRNGDVKLFGKILTNLSSNQKPNLITKGSEESGTHHPKSSNKSCKRKFTSHQNSDGNLKILKFDHADYLGLENVPVRSYGYWGGTGIIQTGLPSLPDSSFLLAKYPAAFSNYPTSSSSLEQQPLQPFGASTFNARDINGSNAMVDYPMFRSRDSPKGQPFLVDANHSQDVFSEMHRRNSFEAISSMQQHGIGVMGMNGVGRPGILVGGSCSGVSDPVAAIKMHYSNSEKYDGQSGSILRDDDSWGGKGDNGR; from the exons ATGCCGCCGGAACCATTGCCTTGGGATCGAAAGGACTTCTTCAAGGAGAGGAAGCACGAGAGGTCGGAATCGGTTGGGTCTGTGGCGAGATGGAGAGATTCTTCTCATCACCGAGACTTGAATCGATGGGGATCCACCGAGTTTCGCAGACCGCCTG GTCATGGTAAGCAGGGTGGTTGGCATATGTTTTCTGAAGAACCTGGTCGTGGTTACGGGGTTTCTCGGTCTGGTGACAAGATGCTGGAAGAAGATAGTCGGCCATCGGTTTCACGTGATGGTAAATACGGCAGGAGCAGTAAGGACAATAGAGGTCCCTCTGGCCAGAGAGATTGGAGAGGTCATTCGTGGGAAGCCACCAATGGCTCCCCAAATTTATCCAGGAGATCATCAGATATGAATAATGACCGGAGGTCAGTTGATGATTCTACAACATATTCCTCTCATCCACATTCTGATTCTGTGAACACTTGGAAACAGCAACACTTGAAAGACCAGCATGATAAGATGGGTGGTGTCAATGAGTTAGGAGCAGCACCAAGATGTGATAAAGAGAATTCTTCAATTGACTGGAAGCCACTAAAATGGAACCGATCTGGAAGCTTGTCTTCTCGAGGCTCAGGTTTTAGCCACTCAAGTTGCTCACGGAGCATGGCAGGGGCAGATTCCAATGAAGCAAAGCCTGATTTGAAACCCAAAAATATCACTGCTATTGAGTTGCATTCAGGGGAAGGCACTGCATGTGTGACATCTTCTATGCCATCTGAAGATACAACTTCTAGAAAGAAGAAGCCTAGGCTAAATTGGGGTGAGGGGCTTGCAAAGTACGAGAAGAAAAAAGTTGAGCGACCTGATCCAGGAGCAAACAAAGATGGGTCAGTCTCGTATGCTGGTAATATGGAACCTTGTAATTTCATCAGCTCCAACTTAGTAGATAAAAGCCCAAAAGTTACAGAATTTTCAGACTGTGCATCTCCTGCAACTCCATCTTCTGTTGCCTGCAGTTCCTCACCAG GCGTGGATGATAAATTATTGGGAAAAACTGCAAATGCAGACAATAATTTAAGTAATTTGAGTGATTCACCTGCTCCTGGGTTCCAGAATCACCTGCAGAAGTTTTGTCTTAGCCTTGATAACTTGGATATTGACTCCTTGAATAATTTGGGCTCTTCAATTGTTGAGTTAGTACAGTCTGATGATCCAAGTTCTGAAGATTCTTGTCTAGTCAGGTCCAATGCAATTAAAACGTTACTGATATGGAAAGCTGACATTTCAAAGGTATTGGAGATGACTGAATCTGAAATTGATTTGCTTGAAAATGAACTTAAGTCTCTAAAATCTGATTCTGTGGATAGATATCAGTCTCCAGTAGCATTGGGCTCCCAGCAGGCAGGTAGCAGTATAAAAATTTATGAGGAACATGAAGTCTCTCAGAAGGTTATTCGGCCAGTACCATTGAAAATTATTTCTTCCGATGAACCCAATATAGAGATGATGCCACTGTCAACTAATCTATGTAGTATTCATGAAAACGACAAGGAAGAGGATATTGATAGTCCTGGATCAGCAACTTCTAAATTTGTTGAGCCTCTGCCTTTGGTAAAAGCAGTTTCTTCACGTAATACTGGGGGATATGATAACTTATCAAGGGACATGGATACTGTTCAGTCTACTACAATGAAATGCTTAGTCCGGTGTACTACTAGGAAAGATCCTCGTGTATCTGCTTGTAATGATGTTAATAGACCTGCTGATGTAAAGGAAACCTTTGGAGCAAACACATGTTCTAGCTATGAGGATACTTATAATTCAATTATTGCTTCAAATAAAGAATCTGCCAACAGAGCGCATGGAGTATTTGCTAAGTTAGTGCCCAAAGAATGTAAAAATCCTGTTAACATGGGAGTCAGCAACGATTCACTCTGTCAGGCATTTGTTATGGAAAAATTTGCTGAGAAAAAGCGTCTTGAAAAAGTTAAGGAGAGAGTTACTGTACTCAAGTTCAAAGCCTTGCATCACTTGTGGAAAGAAGATATGCGCTTATTGTCAATTAAGAAATGCCGGCCAAAATCTCATAAGAAAAATGAACCAAGTGTACGGACTACCTGTAGTAGTAATCTGAAGAACCGATCTTCCATTCGTTCTCGGTTTCCTTTCCCTG CTGGAAATCATCTAAGCTTGGTTCCAACATCAGATATTATTAATTTCACAAGCAAACTTCTTTCAGAATCCCAAGCACAGGTTCAGAGGAACACCCTAAAGATGCCAGCATTAATATTGGATGAGAAAGAGAAGATGGTTACAAAATTCATATCTAGTAATGGGCTGGTTGAAGATCCGCTGGCTATTGAGAAAGAAAGAGATATGATCAATCCTTGGACATCAGAAGAGAAAGATATATTCTTAGAGAAATTTGCTGTGTTTGGAAAAGATTTCCGGAAAATTGCTTCTTTCCTTGATCACAAGACAACTGCGGACTGTGTTGAGTTCTACTACAAGAATCACAAATCTGAATGCTTTCAGAAATTGAAGATGAAAGATGTTGACAAGCTAGGGAAGTCATATGCAGCTAGAACTAACTTGATGGCATCAG GTAATAAAAGGATGCAAGCAGGAAGACTGCTGTTGGAAGGATTTGGTAATGTAAAAGCATCGAGGGGCGAGGGCAGCATTATAGAGAGATCAAATAGTCTGGAAACTCTTGGGGATGAAAGGGAGACTGCTGCTGCAGCTGATGTATTGGCTGGTATATGTGGGTCGCTTTCATCTGAGGCCATGAGCTCCTGCATAACAAGTTCAATTGGTCCTGTAGATGGCAACAAGGAAAGGAAATTCTTGAAAGAGAACCCTTTGCGCCAACAACCCTTGATGCCTGATATTTCTCAGAATGCTGATGATGAGACTTGTTCAGATGAAAGCTGTGGGGAAGTAGATCTTTCTGGGTGGACAGATGATGAGAAGGCAGCTTTTCTTCAGGCTGTATCATCTTTTGGTAAGGATTTTACAAAGATAGCACAGTGTGTAGGTACAAGGTCCCGAGAACATTGCAAAGTTTTCTTCAGCAAGACTCAAAAATGCCTTGGATTAAATCTCGTACGCCCCGTACCTGGAATTGTAGGATCCCCGCCTGATGATGATGCAAATGGCGGTGAGAGTGACACAGATGATGCATGTCTTGTTGAGACAGGCTCAGTGGTTGATGCTGATATATCTGGGAATAAAACAGATGAGGACCTGCCTTCTGATGCCTTGAATATATTCCATGCTGAATCCAATCTTCTGGAAGCTAGGAGACTGTCAGCTGAATTAAATGATATATCTGGGAATAAAACAGATGAGGACCTGCCTTCTGATGCCTTGAATATATTCCATGCTGAATCCAATCCTCTGGAAGCTAGGAGACTGTCAGGTGAATTAAATGATATATCTGGGAATAAAACAGATGAGAACCTGCCTTCTGATGCCTTGAATATATTCCATGCTGAATTCAATCCTCTGGAAGCTAGTAGACTGTCGGCTGAATTAAATGAATCAAGAGAAATCACTGGGACAGAAGTACTTCTTGAAAATGTAGATATGATTTCTGATGTTTGTGCAATTAAGGTTGAATCTAAGCCTGCCTCTGATGATAGCGTAGTTGGCTTGGGCAAAACTGACAAGTCTTGTTCAGTCAATGAACATCCAGCTAAAGTTATGTCAGATAGCATAGAAGTTGCAAATAAATTGGGAGATGCAGCTAGAGAATCAATTTATACTGTAGGAATAATTAAACCACTGGAGTGTGGTTCTGTTGATATGGATACAATGGTTTCAGAGGGTTCTTCTAGGGATCTCAGAAATGAAGTGGAAAGGCAAAGAGTGGAAGCACCCCCATGCTTTGATGATAGAGATGATAAACATGAAGCGGATGCAGGTGTTGTAGTTGAATTGAAAAGTTGTGTGTTAGAGTCAAGCATTTCCGCAAATCTTTCATTCTCACATGTGGCCAATTCATGCTCAGGATTGAGCTTTGGTTCTGAAAATAAGCATGTCTCCTTTGGAAAGCCTCATGCCTCAGCATTATCTACGAACAATTCTTGGACTACTACAAATTCATTGTTGCTAAACTCTGCTCCTCCATGTGAAAAAGCAGTTAGCCAGGATAGATTGTCCTCTAGTTGTGATATTCAAAGAGGTAGAGACATGCGGTGTCATAGTTCTGGCAGCAACGGTGACCATCAGCTTCCTCTTCCATGCAATCATCTTGAGACTGTTAGCATCCTCCAGGGCTATCCCATGCAGGTGCCCGTCAAGAAGGAAGTTGACGGGGATGTGAATTGCAGCAGTTCAGCAACTGAGTTCCCTCTTCCCCAAAAGGTACAACAGACTGATgatcatttcaaaacattatgCCATTCTTCTGATTCAGAAAAAACATCCAGAAATGGTGATGTGAAACTTTTTGGGAAGATTCTTACTAATCTTTCTTCCAATCAGAAACCTAATTTGATTACAAAGGGAAGTGAAGAAAGTGGTACCCATCATCCCAAGTCAAGCAACAAGTCTTGTAAACGGAAATTTACTAGCCATCAAAATTCTGATGgaaatttgaaaattttgaagtttgaccacGCTGATTATCTTGGCCTTGAAAATGTTCCAGTGAGGAGTTATGGTTATTGGGGAGGGACTGGAATAATACAGACTGGTCTCCCATCATTGCCCGATTCTTCCTTCTTGTTGGCTAAATATCCTGCTGCCTTCAGCAATTATCCTACATCCTCTTCCAGTTTGGAGCAACAACCATTGCAGCCGTTTGGTGCATCTACTTTTAATGCTAGAGACATCAATGGAAGCAATGCCATGGTTGACTATCCGATGTTTAGAAGTAGGGATAGTCCAAAAGGGCAGCCATTTCTAGTAGATGCCAATCACAGCCAAGATGTATTCTCTGAGATGCATAGAAGGAACAGTTTTGAAGCAATATCTAGTATGCAGCAGCATGGAATAGGAGTGATGGGAATGAATGGCGTTGGAAGACCTGGGATTCTAGTGGGTGGTTCATGCAGCGGTGTCTCGGATCCTGTGGCCgcaattaaaatgcattattcTAATTCGGAAAAGTATGATGGTCAGAGCGGGAGTATCTTGAGAGATGATGATTCTTGGGGAGGGAAAGGGGACAATGGCAGGTAG